The genomic region AATCAACTCTACAATTTTCATCGGTTTACTTTTCTGTGTGGGCTGGGTGACCCGGGCTGGAAGTCCAGTGCTAGGTAGTCCACGTTGCCGCACTTCCTGGGGGCCGGGCTGCTGGTGCCACTCACGGCTGGGGAGGTAGACGCTGGGTTCTGCTAATGTGGGACAGGAGGGAGGTTTCACTCACACAGGGTGCAGCTAGTAAGCGTAGCACGCAAACAAGTGgatcattaaaacaaagaacacaatgtgCTCCCCCCCCCGATCTTCCCTCCAGCTATTGGGACTCACCATAGCCACATAATTCTCCTCGCTGTCTGCCGAGTCGGTGCTGGTGATGCTTTGTGTAGAAATGGGTCGACAGTGCTGGGAGGACATGGAGTTCATAGCGGGCCTGAAGTAAAGCAGACAGGACTGTGAGCGCCTCTACCTTCTGACCTCAGGcggaaaacaaaatacagcaccAATCTGTGCCATCAAACtgcgtatgtatgtgtgtgcacgggTGACCTTGGATAACCCGTCCTGAATGATTTATATGAGACTCACATGGGCCGTGTCCACGACATGGTGACTGGGCTCTTAAATGGCAACTCATCAATGATCCCATTGTTCTTCAAATCAAGAGGTGTTGGCTTCGCTGTGGAAAACAAGACCAAACACTCAACAAAAGTCATTGTCTTggcaaaaaatacaattaacaATGCAGACTTCGTAGGTGATTTGACGCCAACAATGGCaattaaaagaaatcaaaacCAAAGCTTTCACATCAGTGAGAACTTTGCTGTCAAAAACTCACATTTCCTGTTAGGTTTGAGGTTGCGGTTGAtgggtggtggtgtgacatcactgagacGGCTGGGCCGGTGACACAGGGAGGCGCTGCTCCCCTTACGGGCAGGTAATGTTGCAGAGAATCCTGGGAAATCAAAGTGATGGGGCCCAGGGCTCATAGGGATGTAGATATTCTTAGGACTGTCAGCCTGGGCGGCGCTGAGTGGCGACGAGCCAGGATTCATGGGCACATAGTTGTCATCCGAGTTTCCGCTGTCTGAGCGAGTCAGAGGGGCTTTGGTTCTCTGGTGTCAAAAGAGACAGACGGCACATGACTCTCTTTGACTCGCTGGCCTCAGTATTGCAGGAAAGCTACCACACTAAATCGGATGAAGATAGTGGAACTGCATTTTGCAGTCTGAGGGGCGAGTGCAGTTAAATGGAGTGAGTGACTCACCAGGTAAGAGCTGAAGCCATCATTGACAGACTCCACGGACTGGCCCGAGCTGTTGAAATGGATGGGACGGTGATGGCTGTTCGTTTCAAAGGAGGAGCCTGTGGAGAGAGTGGAGGAACGAAATCAATATTTACCACTGCCATAAACtctaaaaagggaaaaaaaaaaaaaaagggccccTCAAGTGAAACGGTACACAATGACAAAACCACACGAGTCAAATATTGTACAAtaatcacagcagcagaggaaaatCTCGGCAAAATGTGAGACATTTCAAGGAGTAAACTCATGTTTCtaatgaaacaaacagaactcGAGTGACATTTCATTAAATGCTTCACTGGGTTATAATTACTCTCTGCAGCACAGGTGTGGGAACAGCCTGTAGCCTCACTAACAAGGGTCACAGGTCGATTCTTGTCACTAGCTATACGAGGCCTGAGCACAGGTTTGGCAAGGCAGAGAACTCAGCATAATAAGAGGCAGCGCATTGTGtctgcaagtgtttttttttttttcattgcttaTCAGCCTGGAACGAGGCATTCTGGAGCAGGCTGTACGGCTTGAATTTCATTAGCGTCTCAACAGAACAGTGTCTGCTAGACTGGCCCGTTTGTTTCTGCTCAGCTGCTCGGTAGAATGAGAGATAGAGGAAGAGGGAAggagtgagaaagagaggggggggggggaggaagaggaagcacaAAGTCATCGCGGTACCGCGAGAGAATGGACTGATCAAGTCAGACTTGCATTTcgaaaaaacaggaaacaagtgAAATGTGTGATTTTTAAAGAAGATCTTTATGAGTCAACTGAGGTTTTGCTTAAACAGATGAGCAGCGTGAAGAACCTATTAGGGAAAGTCAGATAAGCTGTAATTGAATTCGGTGTACCTCTGTGCAGCCTGATGTTCTCGACGGCAGGGAGAGTATTCCTGCGCGGGATAACTGACACTGCAGACGTCACCTCTCCGTTCTGGCTTCCTACTGAGTGGGGACTCCCCCACTGCCCCTCCGACTGGCTAGGTTTAGGGGGCCTGGGAGGGGGAGCACAGGAGGACTCAGAGCTGGAGGGTGTCAAGGCATTGTGATTCTTATCAAACGTCCGGGGGATCTGGTAGAAGGAGCCAGGTGTTGTAGGAAGGTCATAATTGTCAGTTGGACGCTCATTGCTGTGCATGGTGGCGAGGGCATTGCACGGCGTTTTGAAGGTGTAAACCTCCTCGTTCTCCAGCTCGGCATCACCGAGACCGCTGAGAGTCGGCGCCTCGGAGCTGTAACCCCGCGGAAGCACGTAACAGGCCTCCTGGGGGGAGTCATCATGCCCCGGTAACTGGTGCTTCCCTGGCTTTGGCAGGCTGTAGAAGCCGTGCAGCTGAGCACCCATGCCATTCAAACAGTGCGAAAAGCCATGTGAGAGTTTCTGCGCTGCAGAGTCGCTCCCCACAAACAGATTGCTTCGCGTGGCCTGGGAGAAACTGGCGCTCCTGCAACATGAacacaagacagacacacacagtcagtatcTATAGTGCCCACATTCTGCGGTGTCTAAATCCTCCCCTTGAAAATAGAATTCTCTCTCATCAAAATAATTTCACAGCAACATTTCACGTCAGTATTAATGTAATTGCCCAAAtagccactagatggcactgtagCACTTCAGAGGAAGCTTTTTAGGTCTCAGCCCACATTTACAAAACGGATCTTGCCACCAGGGCCTGAGTACCTTTCTGCAGCGATTGGATATGTATTCATCTTTAGTATTTCTAACatttccttgaaaaaaaaaaaaaagaagccgatttgtttatatgtttgcAGAGTGTTGTCAGGGAGAGAAGATCCATGTTAAGAAGGAGAATGCCGACTTTCCCACAGTTTCTCAGCTTTGGTCAGGCACCCTCGGGACATGCCTCATTTATTCTGGCTCCTTTGTAGCGCTTGACCTTGAGTGCCAACTAGAGCAGCCCTACAAGCTCAGACATTTCTAGCCAGTTAGCTGACCAATGGTCCGGCTTAGTTGGCCAATGCAACGATAAGATTTTCTCAATGAGTCGTTCCTTTATGTCTGTGCTAATCTCTTTAAGGTTCCGTGACTTTCTGCGAGCTACACTGCAGGTTTCTAATGGTTCTGTTCAATCTCGAttatgaatgcaaaaaaaaaaaaaaaaaattgtaaatgaGTAATGCATCAAAGTTATGCAATTAATATTGGCATAACACTTTGCTCCCTGACTCCATTGCATACGATGTTTCATCaattcttcttctgtctgcctAAGATTTCAATCATCAATCACTCATCTGGTTAATCACTCTGCCTTCCGTCATTGCGGCTGCACGGGGGCTCTTTGTGCAGATTACATTGGTCATCAGACGAGCGGAGTTTCACTCTGACGTGAATCATACCCCAACCACCAGATGCCTGTCTTAATTAGCAGGCCCACAGTGCAGAAGCTGGTGAGGGAGTGACAGAAATCTCAGGCATAAAGCTGATGAGATGGATTGCGAGGTTTGATTTCCTGGGTTTCTCAGAGGTCCAACACTGCAGATTTATGTGCAAATCGTGTGGCTGTGAGGGCAGTTTCTACCCCGCGCGAGTCCAGACCTATAGGGGTGATGAATTGCAGCCACAACCTCATTGATCATCTACTGTGCCGGGCTATCTGCTGAATGGCATCATTATTAAAGCTGCCTTTTGACTCTTGGAAGGAGGCATGATGGCTGCAGGAGGTGAGGTGaatgttaatgtgaaactcaggAGGGCATTTAACATAAACGCTTGGTCCTTTGTTTTTCGAGCTTAGCATAAAGCTGAGATAGGCACGCATGTCCATGCGCAGCTGCTCAAGCATTCAGACCTCACAGACTTGTGCATATTGTGTCGTCGTGTCGCATATcgattgttttaaaaatagaaaatgccGTTTGATTATTCTATTTTATCTTTACATAATTATCATATtactgcaaaataaaatgacatacCCCGAGTTAAATCCATATCAAAAAGATCCtatgatattttattattttgaatcaAATCATACAAAAGAATTTTAGTTAATAACTTGTTTGTTTAACCATTTTCTCAGGCTTCTGGACTCGGACTTACCTGCCGTACTCACAGAAACATTTGTCGAAGATGATCTATCGCTCGtttgagactgtttttgttaGAATATTCACTTCAGTTTATCGTCATCATTAATTACTGGCACTTCCTCAATCAGAACACTTGTAAGACGCACTATAGTCTTTCTTTATCATGCACATGTGCGTACACACAAGGCAGTTAGATAATTCCCCCCCAACAGTAGTTCTAACTGTCGGGGGCTTCTCGACTGAGGAAGTGCTGTAAACCTGTATGTTGACCTGCATTAACGGATAACAGGAAACTGACACAGGACGCTCGAGGGTCGTGACCTTTACCGTGCGCTCTCTGTCTTCCTGCTCATGcactggtggaggaggaggtagtCCTGGGGCGCGCTGTTGGACAGGgagctgtggtgtgtgtggcgCACAGGCTCGTCGAAGGTGAAGAGCACTGGCTGGCTGGAGTGGATGGGGGCAGAGGGCTTGCGTTCTCCGGTCAGAGGAGCCATCGAGCCGGTGACATCTGCTCCGACAGAGCGGGGCATATGGTGTAACCTGCCAtctgcagacagaaaaaaattagAGTTATTGATTGTTTAACCcgcaacatgtttttttccttttttccaaaCCATCCTGGCTTGAAATCTAAAAATCGGTTTTCTGCAGATTGGACATGCTGCGCGATCTGATGCTGCAGAAAGTAACAATCACGCAAATACTAATccctaaaaaacattttccatttgttgTCACAGTCCTTGAAGTCAGAGGGCAGTGTGtaattcatttgatggtttttAAGCCTTTGCATGACCTTGCCTTGCATGGAGTCTTGTACTCAGCAGCTTTCTGTCTGCTCTCTAATCAATAGAAAAGAGGGATCTGTCTCGAGGGACAAGAGAAAACAGtatcctgctttttttttttttatagctgcaGGGTACAAGCAGTTCAACAGCACATGATCCAAGTTATCCTTTTTGGCCAGGATCAATGTGCTTTGTTTGATTATATTGAGCTGACCATTGTTTCGAACACTGGGACTGCGTGACCAACACGGTCTTGCAGTCTTAATTTTTCCGTGAGACATCCCTGATATCTGCATTGAAAAGGCTACAAGGAAAAGGCAGATCTGAGATGGGGATGCTGCAAATAGACATGGCATGGGGCCAAAATGAGGAGGCGCAAACTGAGCCGTAGGAGTAGAGAGTGGGCGGCCCACTGATCCATCGACCCATGTTGTGTGCAACACTAGCTGATGGGAGAGAGGCAAAAAATCTCCATCAATCAGCCTCTGCTGATAATCTCCATCTTTCACAGTACAATAAGGGCAAGGTGTGGTGTGAGATTATTTGAGGAAAAATGCGCTAATCGTTTACATCTGCcatttgaaattgttttattttattagtgGATTAATTAATGTATGGGAAATTTCGGATTAATCAAGTAAGATTAAGAGACTAAGGTGAAGATATTCGACTGACAAGAATATAATGTGCATTTTAGTTTGaataaatgacttaaacactggcatttttttatctttacaCTTTGATTATCAACATTTGTGATTTTCTATCAAACAACTAAACTATTTATCATTCACTTCAGCTCTCATTCAaatgaaatctgaaaaaaatgcCTCCCGTTCTTCACTTCTTCACAAATGCAAGATTTGCAACAATTAGTTGACTGATCGATTAGATGATTTATCGATCGGTCTATCGGCCGAAAAGATCACTGTCCACTGTGTTCATCAAGAACAAATagccaaaatattttttctagCAAAAATGGCAGAGAAGGCTGTTTTCAGCCTCTCAAATATGgatattttcagattttctttgttttatacCATATGGTGCtgaatgtctgtgtttttcaggcCAAGATGTCTGATAACTTCGCGGAACTGggatggacatttttcacaattttctcaCATTATATAGACCAAACGATTTATCGATTAACCGACGATAAAAATAATTTGTATTTGCAGCCGTAACAGACGCACAAGTATTTTGCTCATTCACCaccattctcctcctcctttgtcAGACCTTTACAAAGCATGTTATGGATCAAACTGCCCTTTAAGAAGAGGGCAATGTTCTGTGAGTCACGATGTGAGCTGGCCATACAGACGGACCACAGCCACtggggaaaaacagaaaatacaaatgtggtgtgtgagcatgtgtgcatgcatgagGGATGGTTTGGAGGGCGGGGGGGTATTCTGGAGCCCAGCTAGCTGAATGAGGTCACATCCATGCCTGAGGGAAAAAAGGCCTCTGCTGTGGGGTCTCCAGGCCAGTGGACATCAGTGAGATGCTCATGCCCACAGCCACACAGGCAGGGACTCCCCCCCAATGAGCCTCAATTACACCATTGTTCTGAGCCATTCCACTCTCCCTAGGCTGGTTAGGCATCATCTCCTTTCTCCACAAAAAGCTTTGTAAAAGCTTTCATCCAGTGCGGTGAGTACTAGGCCCACTAACATGGGTAGATATATTGATTTGTTGTAGAAAGACAGTTCACCTCCCCCACCACCGcccccgccgccgccgccgccgccagaGAGGAGCGCTGCACGGAAAAACACATGCAGGCCTGGTGATCAAAATGCCGAGGACACAACCAAACTTCAAAAAGCGAAGAGTAAAGTGTAATCTCATTAATGTGTTATGTTTTTCCGTGTGCCCTGGATAATTTTTGATTAAGTGCCGCACATGACTGTCAGAAGAATCGGGAGGAGCAGAAAGACGACTGGTCCGGCCTGCTGATGGAATAGCCTACATGGCTCATCACTGACACTAATGGGTCTGATGATGTATGTTACCACTGGGAGGCAATTCCATCAAGTCAGGAGAACCACAACACAgaaatagagaaaataaaaaaaagctgaaaccCTGAGGTGCTTCAAGTAATACTAGCTCCCCCCGGCCAATGTGCTGTGACACTCGAAGTAAGTAGCTAACATGTTTATCAACCAAAGTGAGAAGCAATTTGTCATACTACATCCTACAAAGAaccctaaaaaaaaactaaaaaaaaaaaaactgggagGGACTGGGCACGAGTAAAATAAAGGCTAGCTGCAGTTCTCTTGAGCCCGATGTCATTACCAGAAAACAGTTTTCTCAAAGACTGAGCTGAAGCTTTCGGACATCAAACAAGCCAGTTGAAAGAGACAAAGAGGTTTTTCCCACGACATTCCTCGGCTTGAAACAAACATCAGACTATCAACAgcaatgcattaaaaaaagagcCTTTTTTTGCTTGGTGGACGACATATGGCCATACTGGGTCAAAGAGCTCCTAAGTTCATGAGCAATTTTCCAATTACGCTCTATAATACATCACCTACTGTCTCATCTGCTCTGTGGCTATAATCTAATAGAAGCCGGCTGCTGGTCTCAGGGGGCCAAAATTAGAACCCTGCTGGATCACCGAGGACAAGAACGTCTTTGTAGGGTGCTCATTTCCTCTCAGTCCGGCTAGAATTAGACGAGGACATATGATAATCTAATCTGATCTGAAATGAGATGTATAAATAGAAAATACCACTGACCTATTGAATTGAAGGGCGTCTGATGGGAACataaaggaagaggaagtgttTGAATTGCAGCGGTTTTCATTGGGAGCGCAGTCATCCCttaaaaatattacaaaagaaaGATAATCATCTAAAGGTCCACACCGTCCACCTTGCTTCAATTTGAGTacaagaaaaatgcaatttcCTTAATGGTTTCATATGAGATTGGACTTTAAAATATAGCCTCAGGGTCTGAGACAGCTAGAATGAGTGTTGCATATTAACCCCAGATATGCATGGTGGCCTGGCGATGGGGGAGGCCATCTTGTGACGCAAAGGTCAGGCAATAGGTTTGATCCCCTCATGGGTGCCCTTGAAAAGGCCTCCACCTGCTCATTTAGTGTAAGTCAGCTTGAAAAGAGCAGCAGCTAAATAACTCAAACaataatcagttttttttcacttctgaTTCCAAGTATAAAGATACATTACTTGTAGTCCAGTCTGGATCTGATGGATTAGTGGCTCTTTAAAGCAACACCCGAGTCCCAGAAGGCCACATAGTGGGTCCATTTGCATGTGTGGTTAGCGGGGGGTTGGGAGCTTTCCATGAGAATGACATAACTGGATAAAGAAGATGCTAGCTGCAGCGGAGATGGGTTAGGTAGGCACTGAGGAGAGCTGTTAGCACTGAGAGAGCGTGACACTCAACAGGAAGAGGGAAAATGGTGCCCTCGCTCTGCTACTTAGTCTGAAGTGAACAAAGTGACATGGCTGTCTCGCTCTCCCCTGAAACCACCTCAGAAGAGTATTAAgcagagcagacacacaggagcATTCCCTGATCACATTACTCCCCTGTGCCTGCCTGCTCTGCAGCGTCATGTGATCGCCGCCCCTCGACCAACACTGCGACATCAATTTGCCTCAAAACACTGGACTGATCAATCAACCTAAAGGGTGCAATGAATCAGAGTCGGGCCGAGTCTGAAACAGC from Sparus aurata chromosome 2, fSpaAur1.1, whole genome shotgun sequence harbors:
- the gab2 gene encoding GRB2-associated-binding protein 2 isoform X2, whose amino-acid sequence is MSGGEILFQGWLRKSPPEKKLRRYAWKKRWFILRSGRMSGDPDVLEYYKNDHSKKPIRVIDLHCCEQVDAGLTFKRKEFQDSFVFDIKTSDRTFYLVAETEEEMNKWVRSICQLCGFNQSDDNHDGRLHHMPRSVGADVTGSMAPLTGERKPSAPIHSSQPVLFTFDEPVRHTHHSSLSNSAPQDYLLLHQCMSRKTESARSASFSQATRSNLFVGSDSAAQKLSHGFSHCLNGMGAQLHGFYSLPKPGKHQLPGHDDSPQEACYVLPRGYSSEAPTLSGLGDAELENEEVYTFKTPCNALATMHSNERPTDNYDLPTTPGSFYQIPRTFDKNHNALTPSSSESSCAPPPRPPKPSQSEGQWGSPHSVGSQNGEVTSAVSVIPRRNTLPAVENIRLHRGSSFETNSHHRPIHFNSSGQSVESVNDGFSSYLRTKAPLTRSDSGNSDDNYVPMNPGSSPLSAAQADSPKNIYIPMSPGPHHFDFPGFSATLPARKGSSASLCHRPSRLSDVTPPPINRNLKPNRKSKPTPLDLKNNGIIDELPFKSPVTMSWTRPMPAMNSMSSQHCRPISTQSITSTDSADSEENYVAMNPASTSPAVSGTSSPAPRKCGNVDYLALDFQPGSPSPHRKPSTSSVTSDEKVDYVQVDKEKTQALQSTMQEWTDVRQSTEPAKGVKS
- the gab2 gene encoding GRB2-associated-binding protein 2 isoform X3; translated protein: MSGDPDVLEYYKNDHSKKPIRVIDLHCCEQVDAGLTFKRKEFQDSFVFDIKTSDRTFYLVAETEEEMNKWVRSICQLCGFNQSDDNHDGRLHHMPRSVGADVTGSMAPLTGERKPSAPIHSSQPVLFTFDEPVRHTHHSSLSNSAPQDYLLLHQCMSRKTESARSASFSQATRSNLFVGSDSAAQKLSHGFSHCLNGMGAQLHGFYSLPKPGKHQLPGHDDSPQEACYVLPRGYSSEAPTLSGLGDAELENEEVYTFKTPCNALATMHSNERPTDNYDLPTTPGSFYQIPRTFDKNHNALTPSSSESSCAPPPRPPKPSQSEGQWGSPHSVGSQNGEVTSAVSVIPRRNTLPAVENIRLHRGSSFETNSHHRPIHFNSSGQSVESVNDGFSSYLRTKAPLTRSDSGNSDDNYVPMNPGSSPLSAAQADSPKNIYIPMSPGPHHFDFPGFSATLPARKGSSASLCHRPSRLSDVTPPPINRNLKPNRKSKPTPLDLKNNGIIDELPFKSPVTMSWTRPMPAMNSMSSQHCRPISTQSITSTDSADSEENYVAMQNPASTSPAVSGTSSPAPRKCGNVDYLALDFQPGSPSPHRKPSTSSVTSDEKVDYVQVDKEKTQALQSTMQEWTDVRQSTEPAKGVKS
- the gab2 gene encoding GRB2-associated-binding protein 2 isoform X1 translates to MSGGEILFQGWLRKSPPEKKLRRYAWKKRWFILRSGRMSGDPDVLEYYKNDHSKKPIRVIDLHCCEQVDAGLTFKRKEFQDSFVFDIKTSDRTFYLVAETEEEMNKWVRSICQLCGFNQSDDNHDGRLHHMPRSVGADVTGSMAPLTGERKPSAPIHSSQPVLFTFDEPVRHTHHSSLSNSAPQDYLLLHQCMSRKTESARSASFSQATRSNLFVGSDSAAQKLSHGFSHCLNGMGAQLHGFYSLPKPGKHQLPGHDDSPQEACYVLPRGYSSEAPTLSGLGDAELENEEVYTFKTPCNALATMHSNERPTDNYDLPTTPGSFYQIPRTFDKNHNALTPSSSESSCAPPPRPPKPSQSEGQWGSPHSVGSQNGEVTSAVSVIPRRNTLPAVENIRLHRGSSFETNSHHRPIHFNSSGQSVESVNDGFSSYLRTKAPLTRSDSGNSDDNYVPMNPGSSPLSAAQADSPKNIYIPMSPGPHHFDFPGFSATLPARKGSSASLCHRPSRLSDVTPPPINRNLKPNRKSKPTPLDLKNNGIIDELPFKSPVTMSWTRPMPAMNSMSSQHCRPISTQSITSTDSADSEENYVAMQNPASTSPAVSGTSSPAPRKCGNVDYLALDFQPGSPSPHRKPSTSSVTSDEKVDYVQVDKEKTQALQSTMQEWTDVRQSTEPAKGVKS